From Oryza brachyantha chromosome 9, ObraRS2, whole genome shotgun sequence, a single genomic window includes:
- the LOC102716623 gene encoding protein LEAD-SENSITIVE 1, protein MGLLSNRVERSEIRPGDHIYTWRAVYAYSHHGIYVGGSKVVHFTRKKEAESGSDSSNSTSSLLLESSSECPTFPDCGFQLPDSGVVLTCLDCFLRNGSLYCFEYGVPSAVFLAKLRGGTCTIAQSDPPEVVVHRAMYLLQNGFGNYDIFENNCEDFALYCKTGLLPAEEPGIGTSGQASSAIGVPLAALLSTPLKLFAAGPLGMATVTAGMYCAGRYITDIGVRKDVAKIEVENLSSHLGRHLIEDEGSVNIRSEKPKTLLPMKRKRER, encoded by the exons atggggCTGCTGTCGAACCGGGTGGAGCGGTCGGAGATCAGGCCGGGGGACCACATCTACACCTGGAGGGCCGTCTACGCCTACTCCCACCACG GTATTTATGTTGGAGGAAGCAAAGTGGTTCATTTTACTCGAAAGAAAGAAGCAGAATCTGGCTCAGATTCATCCAATTCGACCTCCAGCCTATTATTAGAGTCTTCATCAGAGTGCCCAACATTCCCAGATTGTGGGTTTCAGCTGCCTGATAGTGGTGTCGTCCTCACCTGCTTGGATTGCTTCCTTCGGAATGGCTCTCTATACTGCTTCGAATACGGAGTGCCATCAGCCGTTTTCCTTGCTAAGCTGCGTGGAGGAACCTGTACAATTGCACAGTCAGACCCGCCAGAGGTTGTCGTACACAGAGCCATGTACTTACTTCAGAATGGCTTTGGAAATTATGACATATTTGAGAATAATTGTGAGGACTTCGCACTCTACTGCAAAACTGGGCTTCTACCTGCTGAGGAACCTGGCATTGGGACAAGTGGGCAAGCATCTTCGGCGATTGGTGTGCCATTGGCAGCTCTTCTGTCCACTCCACTTAAGCTTTTTGCTGCTGGTCCACTTGGAATGGCCACTGTCACAGCTGGGATGTACTGTGCTGGTAGATACATCACTGACATAGGAGTGAGAAAGGATGTGGCAAAAATTGAAGTGGAAAATTTATCATCACACCTTGGTAGACACCTGATTGAGGATGAAGGATCAGTGAACATACGGTCAGAGAAACCAAAAACTCTGCTGCCTATGAAGAGAAAACGTGAGAGGTGA
- the LOC102707521 gene encoding RNA-binding protein 2, whose product MAAQSYWTQQYVVDPRQQAPAVGMAAPAPAPAPAPAPAAMWQQGYQPAVAPAAFPVAAPTPSGPVPSFKRQRPEYFGMPSGQENGACLEKMSQSSSPIYGHHLNNKIPYAGANQSAMPLGGMVGHPMHNNHMMGTTGLDNRNIGATRTNATSPRDASSTLYVEGLPSNCTKREVSHIFRPFSGFREVRLVNKESRHAGRYNLLCFVDFATPSEARSALETLQGYKFDEHDHQSSNLRIELSLSRTRPIGGPRGRK is encoded by the exons ATGGCCGCCCAGAGCTACTGGACGCAGCAGTACGTCGTCGACCCGCGCCAGCAGGCGCCGGCTGTGGGGATGGCcgcgccggctccggctccggctccggctccagCGCCTGCGGCTATGTGGCAGCAGGGGTATCAGCCCGCCGTGGCGCCGGCCGCGTTCCCGGTGGCTGCGCCGACGCCCTCCGGCCCCGTGCCGTCGTTCAAGAGACAGCGCCCGGAGTACTTTG GCATGCCTTCTGGTCAGGAAAATGGTGCTTGTCTTGAAAAAATGAGCCAAAGTTCCAGTCCTATATATGGTCATCACTTAAACAATAAG ATTCCTTATGCTGGTGCTAACCAAAGTGCTATGCCACTTGGTGGGATGGTCGGGCATCCAATGCACAATAACCACATGATGGGCACTACGGGGCTGGACAATAGAAATATTGGCGCTACAAGGACCAATGCCACTAGCCCTCGTGATGCATCAAGTACGTTATATGTCGAAGGACTTCCTTCGAACTGCACGAAGAGGGAGGTTTCAC ATATCTTTCGCCCCTTTTCTGGTTTCCGTGAGGTTAGACTGGTCAACAAGGAATCTAGACAT GCTGGAAGGTATAATCTCTTATGTTTTGTTGATTTTGCAACTCCTTCTGAAGCTCGTTCTGCCCTGGAGACTCTGCAAG GCTATAAGTTTGATGAACATGACCATCAGTCTTCCAATCTGCGCATAGAATTGTCCCTCTCTCGCACGAGGCCAATTGGTGGGCCTCGTGGTAGAAAATAA